AGAGGATTGACAATGGACAAAGATTCCGACTCCACGGTTACCTCGCTGGATGAAAACACGGAAAACTTCTGCACGAACCCCACACGCGACATTCTCGCCGACGGCATCACCAATCTCTTCAAGCCGACCATCGAGAAGCTCGACGAGCGCGTCGCCACCACAATCCAACTGCAGTCGGAGCTGCGTGGACAGTTGGACGCATTGGCCGCCCAGCTGCGGGACATCGAGAAGGCGCAACAGCAGATACCCGAGTTTGCCGAGAAGGTCAAGGAGCTGCTGAACGTCAAGCACAAAGTGACGATCATCAACAACGTGCTAAGCAGCAGCCAGGAACGATTGACGAATCTGCACAAGCTCATCGAGAAGGAGCAGCAACGACGTCAGGCTTTGTTGGACTCGGCGTTGAGCACCAACATATCGTAATGGAGACGCCGCATACGCAGCATCTCAGTGCGGCAGACTTTGAGCACGTCTATGAGCCCGCCGAGGATTCGTTTCTGCTCTTGGATGCCTTGGAGGCAGATCTCCCATTTCTCGACTCGTTGCAGCCGCGTCTCTGCGTGGAGCTGGGCTCCGGCAGCGGCGTCATCATCACAGCACTGGCCAAACGTCTGGCGCACTCTTCAATCTGCCTGGCCACCGATATCAATCCACATGCCTGCGATGCCACCAAACGGACAGCTTGTCACAATGGTGCACGCTTGGATAGTGTCCGTTGCAATCTGGCGGATGCACTGCGTCCTCGCTCGGTGGACGTACTGCTCTTTAATCCGCCCTATGTGGTGACCAGCGatgaggagcagcagcaaagcagtgAAGTGTTGGTAGACAATCCGTTGGTTTACTCCTGGGCAGGTGGAAAAGATGGACGACGTGTCACCGACATTTTGCTGCAGCAACTAGATGACATTCTTTCGCCTCGGGGTGTGCtttatctgctgctgctgcgcgaGAATAAGCCAGACGAGATCATCGAGCAATTAGTCAAGTTAGGATTTAAGGCTGTCAAGTGCATGGAACGACGCATTCCAGGCGAATATCTGTATATACTTAAAGTAACTAGATCTAGTAATTGACCcgatttgcttttaaaaataaagtgcaaactctcgctctctccttcTCTATAAATCATTTGTTTTGAACTGGGATACTagaaaaattattcatttaaatagtacaattatttatacatttttattaaacttaattttgttaataaataaatatttaaca
This window of the Drosophila albomicans strain 15112-1751.03 chromosome 2L, ASM965048v2, whole genome shotgun sequence genome carries:
- the LOC117564383 gene encoding SNAPIN protein homolog, which codes for MDKDSDSTVTSLDENTENFCTNPTRDILADGITNLFKPTIEKLDERVATTIQLQSELRGQLDALAAQLRDIEKAQQQIPEFAEKVKELLNVKHKVTIINNVLSSSQERLTNLHKLIEKEQQRRQALLDSALSTNIS
- the LOC117564379 gene encoding methyltransferase N6AMT1; this encodes METPHTQHLSAADFEHVYEPAEDSFLLLDALEADLPFLDSLQPRLCVELGSGSGVIITALAKRLAHSSICLATDINPHACDATKRTACHNGARLDSVRCNLADALRPRSVDVLLFNPPYVVTSDEEQQQSSEVLVDNPLVYSWAGGKDGRRVTDILLQQLDDILSPRGVLYLLLLRENKPDEIIEQLVKLGFKAVKCMERRIPGEYLYILKVTRSSN